The Acutalibacter muris genomic sequence CTTGGCATTATAGTCGGCAATGCGCGCGGTGATGTCCTGCACTGATTCCAGCACCAGATAGAAGTCCCGGTTCATCATGACTATTTTAGTCTCGGGAATCAGCTCGATGCACTCGATTTGCAGGTGGTTCACCAAAAACCGC encodes the following:
- a CDS encoding flagellar FlbD family protein, producing the protein MIMLTKTSGERFLVNHLQIECIELIPETKIVMMNRDFYLVLESVQDITARIADYNAKVMDVHRIVTVNENPNSGAPAARSSTQRPGFRR